One part of the Vitis riparia cultivar Riparia Gloire de Montpellier isolate 1030 chromosome 6, EGFV_Vit.rip_1.0, whole genome shotgun sequence genome encodes these proteins:
- the LOC117916885 gene encoding protein SENSITIVITY TO RED LIGHT REDUCED 1-like: protein MAASAKTITLESSDAISDWTVVLPRRGKRRRNFLKSKHPEQHQQPWVPTDLEMDLHRESKLMQKIQICIRKLENSTFYHVLLDQVQTPHMLEAFLRVLGSELKMQMVVYGIGSIESYEPPRLQLSLAILLKRKFSWIGDIEVFDPILSATESRVLEALGCSVLSVNEQGRRQASKPTLFFMPHCEAELYDNLLQENWRTERMNNIVLFGNSFGTYEQHVSEFRSSTLVDSSRHILAVRKFTREFAIKTVSDDYFGAFHDSSWHFFSLVA, encoded by the coding sequence ATGGCTGCTTCTGCAAAAACTATCACCCTTGAAAGTTCTGATGCCATTAGTGATTGGACTGTTGTTTTACCTCGCCGTGGTAAGCGGAGAAGAAATTTCCTCAAGAGCAAGCATCCTGAACAACATCAACAACCATGGGTGCCAACTGATCTTGAAATGGATCTTCATAGAGAATCAAAACTGATGCAGAAGATCCAGATCTGCATAAGGAAACTTGAAAACTCTACATTTTATCATGTCCTTTTGGATCAAGTCCAAACTCCTCACATGTTGGAGGCTTTTCTCAGGGTTCTGGGATCTGAATTAAAGATGCAGATGGTGGTATATGGTATAGGCAGCATCGAATCATATGAACCCCCTCGATTGCAGCTTAGCCTGGCAATCTTGCTGAAAAGAAAGTTCAGTTGGATTGGGGACATCGAGGTATTTGATCCAATTCTTTCTGCGACAGAGTCGAGAGTGTTGGAAGCCCTGGGTTGTTCTGTTCTATCAGTCAATGAGCAAGGTCGGCGACAAGCTTCAAAACCTACACTGTTCTTCATGCCACACTGTGAGGCAGAGTTATATGATAATCTTCTACAGGAAAATTGGAGAACAGAGCGTATGAATAATATTGTGTTGTTTGGAAACAGCTTTGGGACATATGAACAGCATGTATCAGAGTTTAGGAGCTCAACACTTGTTGATTCCTCGAGGCATATCTTGGCTGTTCGAAAGTTCACGCGTGAATTTGCAATCAAGACAGTTTCAGATGATTATTTTGGAGCCTTTCATGATTCAAGCTGGCATTTCTTCAGCCTTGTTGCTTGA